The following proteins come from a genomic window of Saccharomyces mikatae IFO 1815 strain IFO1815 genome assembly, chromosome: 7:
- the IRC6 gene encoding Irc6p (similar to Saccharomyces cerevisiae IRC6 (YFR043C); ancestral locus Anc_3.550): protein MCVNVYFLCHFKFVHIYSICENRGEKREVLGRYRIAQPFQGSMHAKNTKLAMNAPEYPQNKILVLSHHSHNFLKTQLLQDLFHCSTTSVSIIKDQTWENKYYKTSFDLYIDSFKDLPVWIEEFVTLECEPLRNVMAGIILITDNRLMAPQELLTQFMTSVHPNTFIVLVNVNKEVEQEEIDELNENRCSSFTNVIEFINWTRSKPTINHNEYGEKLGLDRVQEIIDTHDWLNCKLQPITMIMDKKSKDMPLEQIIKNLQSARIKYKSMENSNEADAFAEEIAEQLSEFL, encoded by the coding sequence ATGTGTGTAAATGTTTACTTTTTATGCCATTTCAAGTTTGTTCATATCTACTCAATTTGTGAAAATAGAGGAGAAAAACGGGAAGTACTAGGTAGATATAGGATAGCTCAACCGTTTCAAGGTAGTATGCATGCAAAGAATACCAAACTTGCAATGAATGCTCCTGAATATCCTCAGAATAAAATACTGGTGTTATCGCATCACTCGCacaactttttgaaaactcaACTATTGCAGGACTTATTCCACTGCAGTACGACCAGTGTCAGTATAATAAAGGACCAAACTTGGGAAAATAAATACTATAAAACCTCTTTCGATCTGTATATAGATTCGTTCAAAGACTTGCCAGTATGGATAGAGGAATTTGTTACATTGGAATGTGAGCCACTTAGAAACGTTATGGCAGGAATAATCCTAATAACAGACAATAGATTAATGGCACCACAAGAACTATTGACCCAATTCATGACGTCCGTTCATCCAAATACATTTATTGTGTTGGTTAATGTTAACAAAGAAGTGGAGCAAGAGGAAATTGATGAACTCAATGAAAATCGGTGCAGCAGTTTCACCAACGTCATCGAATTCATAAATTGGACTAGGTCAAAGCCAACCATCAATCACAACGAATATGGGGAGAAATTGGGGCTTGATAGGGTACAGGAAATAATAGATACCCACGATTGGTTAAATTGTAAGCTTCAACCGATAACTATGATAATGGACAAGAAATCCAAGGATATGCCACTTGAACAGATAATTAAAAATCTGCAAAGTGCGAGAATAAAGTATAAATCTATGGAGAACAGTAATGAAGCTGATGCTTTTGCAGAAGAAATTGCTGAACAACTATCCGAATTTTTATGA
- the IRC5 gene encoding putative ATPase (similar to Saccharomyces cerevisiae IRC5 (YFR038W); ancestral locus Anc_7.205): MTVIEDTMGARVAARTRNMKSSSNYREKEVDDMTADILDSEDDDSKKGNDKNDDAPVWLQDDVRSDEDIELNSEDDSDTEAIQAQMVDTLSKDTKSEQSSLDTELSEMDTKTVSLKLKKLNEFVRQSQVYSSIIADTLLQKSNEVANSNIKDGDDISSQEQPSKRHKTKKKSITDFFKKQKKDENIATPQNSSDDIAVKQPRLVRNCTLKPYQLEGLNWLITLYENGLNGILADEMGLGKTVQSIALLAFIYEMDTKGPFLVAAPLSTLDNWINEFAKFAPDLPVLKYYGANGYKERSTKLKNFFKLHGGTGVIITSYEIILRDTDLIMSQNWKFLIVDEGHRLKNINCRLIKELKKINTSNRLLLTGTPLQNNLAELWSLLNFIMPDIFADFEIFNKWFDFDSLNLESGSNSEALNKLINDELQKNLISNLHTILKPFLLRRLKKVVLANILPPKREYIINCPMTVVQKKFYKAGLNGKLKKTLFKELIKDFFTLNDDYIGHISNRSIRDFIDFKLSSNESSNTDNKINSTLLQMDKLYKENLQVEISNKKLQNMMMQLRQIIDSTFLFYFPYLHPEDLTLENLLKTSGKLQTIQRLIPPLISEGHKVLIYSQFVNMLDLIEDWCDLNSFASFRIDGSVNNETRKAQLEKFNSSKDKHKIFLLSTRAAGLGINLVGADTVVLFDSDWNPQVDLQAMDRCHRIGQESPVIVYRLCCDNTIEHVILTRAANKRNLERMVIQMGKFNSLKKLALNEGSFLKANKVGVNVTNKDLVQELSMLLMSNESSIGFKSERQKEDNSTEGQLTDKEIEELTDRSLEAYKTNRVVNLPHVRLFETTSGF; the protein is encoded by the coding sequence ATGACTGTTATTGAAGACACCATGGGGGCCAGAGTGGCTGCAAGGACCAGAAATATGAAAAGCAGCAGTAATTACAGGGAGAAGGAAGTAGACGATATGACTGCGGACATTCTAGAttcagaagatgacgacAGTAAAAAAGGCAACGacaaaaatgatgatgcCCCCGTATGGTTACAAGACGACGTTCGTTCAGACGAAGATATTGAGCTGAACTCAGAGGACGATTCCGACACAGAAGCCATCCAAGCCCAAATGGTGGATACATTGAGTAAAGACACGAAGTCAGAGCAAAGTTCCTTGGACACTGAATTGTCTGAAATGGATACTAAGACCGTTTCTctaaaattgaagaaattgaacgAGTTCGTGAGGCAAAGTCAAGTATATTCCAGTATCATCGCAGATACTTTACTACAAAAATCCAATGAGGTTGCTAATTCTAATATCAAAGATGGTGACGACATCAGTAGTCAAGAACAGCCTTCCAAAAGacataaaacaaaaaaaaaatcaataacagattttttcaaaaagcagaaaaagGATGAAAATATCGCCACTCCACAGAATTCTTCAGATGATATAGCCGTAAAACAACCTCGTCTGGTGAGAAACTGCACTTTAAAACCTTATCAATTAGAAGGCCTCAACTGGCTGATTACTCTCTATGAAAATGGTCTCAATGGAATCCTCGCTGATGAAATGGGTCTTGGTAAAACTGTTCAAAGTATTGCTCTTTTAGCGTTCATATATGAAATGGATACAAAGGGCCCATTTCTGGTGGCTGCACCTTTAAGTACCCTAGATAATTGGATAAACGAATTTGCAAAATTCGCACCTGACCTACcagttttgaaatattatGGGGCCAATGGTTATAAAGAACGTTCCACaaagttgaaaaacttCTTTAAGCTACATGGTGGCACGGGAGTCATTATTACATCATATGAAATTATTCTAAGAGATACTGATTTGATCATGAGTCAAAATTGGAAGTTTTTAATAGTCGATGAAGGCCACCgtttaaaaaatataaattgCAGGCTcatcaaagaattgaagaaaatcaatacTTCGAACAGACTGTTGCTGACAGGAACACCTTTACAAAATAATCTGGCCGAATTATGGTcacttttgaatttcatcATGCCTGATATTTTTGCCGATTTCGAAATATTTAATAAATGGTTTGATTTTGACAGTTTAAACTTAGAATCCGGTTCAAACTCTGAGGCATTAAATAAGCTAATCAACGATGAATTacagaagaatttgatttcaaatttgcACACAATTCTAAaaccatttcttttgagaaggttgaaaaaagttgttCTGGCAAATATTCTACCCCCAAAGAGGGAATATATTATAAATTGCCCAATGACAGTGGtacagaaaaaattctacAAAGCAGGATTGAATGGAAAGCTAAAGAAAACTTTGTTTAAGGAACTGATCAAAGACTTTTTCACTTTGAATGATGACTATATTGGTCACATTTCAAACCGATCCATAAGAGATTTTATTGACTTTAAACTATCCAGTAATGAAAGTTCTAATACAGACAATAAAATCAATTCTACTTTGTTACAAATGGACAAATTATATAAGGAAAATCTGCAGGTCGaaatatcaaataaaaagttaCAGAACATGATGATGCAACTAAGGCAAATAATTGACTCAAcctttttgttttactttCCATACTTACATCCAGAGGATTTGACTTTGGAGAATCTTTTAAAGACATCTGGAAAATTACAAACAATACAAAGGTTAATTCCCCCATTAATTTCTGAAGGGCACAAGGTACTGATCTATTCTCAGTTTGTGAACATGCTTGACTTGATTGAAGATTGGTGCGATTTAAACTCGTTCGCGTCATTTCGAATTGATGGTTCAGtaaataatgaaacaagaaaggCTCAGTTAGAGAAATTTAATAGCTCGAAAGATAAACACAAGATTTTTCTGTTATCCACAAGAGCCGCAGGTTTGGGTATCAACCTAGTCGGGGCAGATACAGTGGTCCTGTTTGATAGTGACTGGAACCCACAGGTAGACTTACAAGCCATGGACAGGTGTCACCGTATTGGTCAAGAATCACCAGTTATAGTATACAGATTGTGTTGCGATAATACTATTGAACATGTTATATTAACTCGAGCAGCTAATAAGCGGAATTTGGAAAGAATGGTTATTCAAATGGGAAAGTTTAACAGCCTGAAAAAACTGGCGTTAAATGAAGGTTCATTTCTGAAGGCAAACAAAGTGGGTGTTAATGTCACTAATAAAGACTTAGTGCAAGAATTATCTATGCTTTTAATGAGTAACGAATCCAGTATTGGGTTCAAAAGTGAGAGACAGAAAGAAGATAACTCTACTGAGGGCCAACTAACTGATAAAGAGATCGAGGAACTAACTGATAGATCACTTGAAGCATACAAGACTAACAGGGTGGTAAATCTACCCCACGTTAGGCTATTTGAAACCACTTCCGGTTTTTAG
- the KEG1 gene encoding Keg1p (similar to Saccharomyces cerevisiae KEG1 (YFR042W); ancestral locus Anc_3.549), giving the protein MAGIRLIHKLYQYYQLATSFLYAALLMRWSIIMPLVGSRFLPGGIHEFLIYLMLCSSLVEILWLLRFHGFRNGLFSRTFLKNLNFIYLVRVIHFYDDYEHALILKNASYSSFIICLSLSQAYCHWCKLFKREGVKEKTMVWKANTFVTLPILYLSEFALLLLNIQVKNYHSTLTLDMVNRAVLLAYFPILITAYRKLLQNK; this is encoded by the coding sequence ATGGCAGGTATTAGATTGATTCATAAGCTTTACCAGTATTATCAATTAGCCACAAGCTTCTTGTATGCTGCACTATTGATGCGATGGTCAATAATAATGCCTTTGGTGGGATCTCGGTTTTTGCCTGGAGGGATCCATGAGTTCTTAATATATTTGATGCTTTGCTCCAGCCTTGTGGAAATTCTTTGGTTGCTCAGGTTTCATGGGTTCAGAAATGgtttattttcaagaacctttttgaagaacttAAATTTTATCTACCTAGTCAGAGTGATCCATTTTTATGACGATTATGAACACGCATTGATCTTGAAAAATGCATCTTATTCCAGTTTCATCATTTGTTTGTCTTTATCTCAAGCATATTGTCACTGGTGTAAACTTTTTAAACGTGAAGGTGTAAAGGAAAAAACCATGGTCTGGAAGGCTAACACATTTGTCACATTGCCCATTTTATACTTGAGTGAATTTGCTTTACTGCTGTTAAACATTCAAGTCAAAAACTATCATTCTACTCTGACTTTAGATATGGTAAACAGGGCGGTTTTACTAGCATATTTCCCAATACTAATAACAGCATACAGAAAACTATTGCAGAATAAGTAA
- the SAP155 gene encoding Sap155p (similar to Saccharomyces cerevisiae SAP155 (YFR040W) and SAP4 (YGL229C); ancestral locus Anc_3.547): protein MSFWPFGQNLTHSNINKILDEYFHVLHELERINPSVGKAIPAIFNNVQQRGTNDSLDSIPEEYSQGNDIKTADGDQKSRFEKDEQQERYEKEEEERSMNSSESSTTSFSSGSTSKTDLDEEDISNTTAPMMVTTKSLDNSFIEKMLVETELLNELSRQNKTLLDFICFGFFFDKRTNKKVNNMEYLIDQLMECISKIKTATTVDLNNLIDYQEQQQLDDSSQEDIYVESDTEQEEEREENNNSNNNKRRKRGSSSFNSDDNDDNDANEDDESAYLTKATIISEIFSLDIWLISESLVKNQSYLNKIWSIINLSNFNSENSPLVPIFLKVNQNLLLTRQDQYLNFIRTEKSFVDDMLKHVDISLLMDFFLKIISTDKIESPTGIIELVYDQNLISKCLSFLNNKQSPADIQACVGDFLKALIAISANAPLDDISIGPNSLTRQLASPESIAKLVDIMINQRGAALNTTVSIVIELIRKNNSDYDQVNLLATTIKTHPPSNRDPIYLGYLLRKFSDHLSDFFQIILDIENDPNIQLHENQLHEKFKPLGFERFKVVELVAELLHCSNMGLMNSKRAERIARRRDKVRSQLSHHLQDALNDLSIDEKEHFKTNTSLTNNVNDNLINNNGKQNNNDNNDDDDESDYGDEIDESFEIPYINMKQNTKLRTDPTVGDLFKIKLYDTRIVSKIMELFLTHPWNNFWHNVIFDIIQQIFNGRMDFSYNSFLVLSLFNLRSSYQFMTDIIIPNEKEMNVSGFTPVSRDPNFDFRITTDFILKGYQDSYRFYELRKMNLGYMGHIVLIAEEVVKFSKLYKVELISPDIQDILQTEEWQYYSEEVLNETRMMYSKILGGGSYIDDGNGNIIPQLPDNSTVLTPNDETNNTNEMFDSDTGKSNGNSGGGQLINVESLEEQLSLSTESDLHNKLREMLINRAQEDVDNKNMENGVFILGPPDNKNDNNNTNINNNNNNNNDNNDNDNDNARNYNENADNDNDYDHE, encoded by the coding sequence ATGTCATTCTGGCCTTTTGGACAGAATCTGACTCATTCTAATATCAACAAGATTCTAGATGAGTATTTTCACGTGTTACACGAACTAGAGCGGATCAACCCGAGTGTTGGTAAGGCCATTCCTGCGATTTTTAACAACGTGCAGCAGCGAGGTACGAATGACTCCCTGGATTCTATTCCGGAGGAGTATAGTCAAGGCAATGATATAAAGACAGCAGATGGAGATCAGAAAAGCCGGTTTGAGAAGGATGAACAGCAGGAACGGTATGAgaaggaggaggaggagcGTAGCATGAATTCTAGCGAATCTTCCACTACATCGTTCTCTTCAGGGTCAACTTCGAAAACGGATTTAGATGAGGAGGATATTAGTAATACCACTGCCCCCATGATGGTTACCACAAAGAGTCTGGATAAttctttcattgaaaaaatgctCGTTGAAACGGAGCTTTTGAATGAACTATCGAGACAAAACAAGACGTTACTCGACTTCATTTGTTTTgggtttttctttgataagagaactaataaaaaagtaaataataTGGAATATCTGATCGATCAACTGATGGAATGTATCTCAAAAATTAAAACTGCCACCACAGTGGACCTCAACAATCTGATAGATTACCAAGAACAGCAGCAGCTCGATGATAGCTCCCAAGAGGATATCTACGTAGAATCTGATAcggaacaagaagaagagagagAGGAGAATAATAAcagtaacaataacaagAGACGAAAACGTGGCAGCTCTTCGTTCAATAGCGACGATAACGACGACAACGATGCGAACGAGGATGATGAATCTGCTTATTTGACGAAAGCCACTATAATATCTGAGATCTTTTCTCTAGATATTTGGTTGATTAGCGAATCATTGGTGAAAAATCAATCATACTTGAACAAGATTTGGTCTATCATCAACCTTTCAAACTTTAATTCTGAGAATTCTCCTTTGGTACCGATATTCTTAAAGGTTAATCAAAACCTGTTACTAACTAGGCAAGATCaatatttgaatttcaTTCGAACAGAGAAGAGCTTTGTGGACGATATGTTGAAGCATGTAGATATTTCATTGTTGATGGATTTTTTCCTAAAGATAATATCCACAGATAAGATTGAATCGCCAACGGGAATAATCGAATTAGTGTATGACCAGAACTTAATTAGCAAGTGTTTGAGCTTTCTCAATAACAAACAATCACCAGCGGATATCCAAGCCTGTGTAGGTGATTTTCTAAAAGCTTTGATTGCCATCTCTGCCAATGCACCCCTGGATGATATTTCGATTGGACCAAATTCTTTGACTAGACAATTAGCATCACCAGAATCCATCGCGAAGCTAGTTGATATCATGATCAATCAAAGAGGTGCTGCACTAAATACCACTGTCTCGATTGTTATCGAACTGATAAGGAAAAACAATTCGGACTACGATCAAGTCAATCTCCTAGCCACTACTATCAAGACACATCCGCCTTCAAATAGAGATCCAATATATTTAGGTTATTTACTCCGGAAATTTTCCGACCATTTGTCGgattttttccaaatcatTTTAgacattgaaaatgatCCAAACATTCAGTTACATGAAAATCAGTTGCATGAAAAGTTTAAACCTTTaggatttgaaagattCAAAGTGGTGGAATTAGTCGCTGAGTTACTTCATTGCTCAAATATGGGATTAATGAATTCTAAAAGGGCTGAGAGAATTGCCAGAAGAAGAGATAAAGTAAGGAGTCAATTATCCCATCATTTACAAGACGCGCTAAATGATTTAAGTATCGATGAAAAGGAACATTTCAAAACGAACACCTCTCTAACAAATAACGTTAATGACaatttaataaataataacggtaaacaaaataataatgacaataatgatgacgatgatgaaagCGATTATGGCGATGAAATAGATGAAAGCTTTGAAATTCCATATATCAATATGAAGCAAAATACAAAACTTAGGACTGACCCCACTGTGGGGGATTTGTTCAAGATCAAACTTTATGATACGCGAATCGTTTCCAAAATAATGGAATTATTTTTAACGCATCCCTGGAACAATTTTTGGCATAATGTTATATTCGACATAATTCAGCAAATATTCAATGGTAGGATGGATTTTTCCTATAATTCATTCCTTGTATTGTCTCTTTTTAACTTAAGGAGCTCATATCAATTCATGACTGATATAATTATTCcgaatgaaaaagaaatgaacgTTTCTGGCTTTACTCCCGTTTCTAGAGAcccaaattttgattttagGATAACTACTGATTTCATATTAAAGGGTTACCAAGATTCTTATAGATTTTATGAGCTGAGGAAAATGAATTTGGGATATATGGGCCATATAGTCTTGATTGCTGAAGAAGTGGTCAAGTTTTCCAAACTATACAAAGTGGAACTAATCTCTCCTGATATCCAAGATATTCTACAAACCGAAGAGTGGCAATACTACTCTGAGGAAGTGTTAAACGAAACAAGAATGATGTactcaaaaattcttggtGGCGGAAGTTATATCGATGATGGAAACGGTAACATCATTCCACAGCTTCCTGATAACAGTACAGTGTTAACACCCAACGATGAAACAAACAATACTAATGAAATGTTTGATTCAGATACTGGAAAGAGTAATGGGAATAGTGGTGGCGGCCAATTGATTAACGTTGAATCTTTAGAAGAACAATTGTCTTTGTCCACAGAATCTGATTTACATAATAAATTAAGGGAAATGTTAATCAATAGGGCTCAGGAAGACGTTGACAATAAAAACATGGAGAATGGAGTTTTCATACTTGGACCCCCCGATAATAAGAacgataataataacactAACattaataacaacaacaataataataacgataataatgataatgacaATGATAATGCTCGTaattataatgaaaatgctgataatgataatgattaTGATCATGAATGA
- the ERJ5 gene encoding Erj5p (similar to Saccharomyces cerevisiae ERJ5 (YFR041C); ancestral locus Anc_3.548), which produces MKGYWKPALLILGFVSFVYAFTTIETEIFQLQNEISTKYGSEMNFYKFLKLPKLQQSNSKEITKNLRKLSKKYHPDKNPKYRKLYERLNLATQILSNSSNRKIYDYYLLNGFPNYDFHKGGFYFTRVKPKTWFVLAFIWIVINIGQYIISIIQYRSQRSRIENFIDQCKQQDNTNGLGVKQLTFKQNEEDEGKNLVVRFSDVYVMEPDGSETLISPDTLDKPSVKKCWFWKIPASIWNITLGRFVSDTEEEEILKDNKKFDGEHVKKGNTVKRRSAKKGQKKMELPNGKVIYSRK; this is translated from the coding sequence ATGAAGGGCTACTGGAAACCAGCGTTGCTTATACTGGGCTTTGTTTCATttgtatatgcttttacTACCATTGAAACagaaattttccaattgcAAAATGAAATAAGTACAAAATATGGCTCAGAAATGAACTTTTACAAGTTTTTAAAGCTACCCAAATTGCAGCAATCTAATTCAAAGGAAATTACCAAGAATTTGAGAAAGCTGTCTAAGAAGTACCACCCGGATAAGAATCCCAAGTACCGCAAATTGTATGAAAGATTGAACTTGGCTACTCAAATTCTTTCCAATAGCTCCAATCGTAAGATTTATGATTATTATTTGCTAAATGGGTTTCCGAACTATGATTTTCATAAGGGTGGGTTTTATTTTACGAGAGTGAAACCCAAAACGTGGTTTGTGCTGGCTTTCATTTGGATAGTCATCAACATTGGGCAGTATATCATTTCTATTATACAGTATCGTTCTCAAAGATCtagaattgaaaactttatcGACCAATGTAAACAGCAAGATAACACTAATGGACTAGGTGTTAAACAATTGACATTTAAGCAGaatgaagaggatgaaggGAAGAATTTGGTTGTAAGGTTTAGCGACGTCTACGTTATGGAGCCTGACGGAAGTGAAACTCTAATCTCACCGGATACTTTGGACAAACCTTCAGTAAAGAAGTGTTGGTTTTGGAAAATACCTGCCTCCATTTGGAACATTACATTGGGTAGATTTGTTAGCGATAcggaagaggaagagatATTGAAggataataaaaaatttgatggGGAGCACgtaaaaaaaggaaacacAGTGAAAAGGAGATCTGCGAAGAAAGgtcagaagaaaatggaattGCCTAATGGCAAAGTAATCTATTCACGCAAGTGA
- the OSW7 gene encoding Osw7p (similar to Saccharomyces cerevisiae YFR039C and SHE10 (YGL228W); ancestral locus Anc_3.546) yields the protein MRAIFKVITALLACIFMLRYLVCQQNGPGNFATNLEAVCQYTRFPGSSFLHPKLLEGSVVTDYLVEKYSQSIRPLMEKYPNSPLRKLLAYLYRFWYNVSSFLRLNELCCSLHSKLGPMLNHLRIAWYYLKPYTDNVKNVLENPFNSSTNWMKYGSFSVDSTHVKPIFETDSETEDYDDEDDDDDDDDADDEIETVERNQEYEFEDGQDDRGNSQLVTAAILQDFSKIIIGSDNHAELEIYEPESLKVEYEAWIKAIESKVRRAVALLDSEIHSTFEAQVRNKSTEITNRLDDLNKTVGEQLRFLDSRIKDINCTSKFDPERSKIKYFDESGQFELEAYVTKSSITSILKNYKLHLLDFENSLFCSLDSFLTEMAKLAESIRLENVEVYEEWGDIMVSQWSQRMAYMDIRSLHLKDQYDSEYVEENHLNWHRFMNLKKKVISERNRLIKHDLDMTLILEWITKLKTDFQSTKNSIQDTFAQRMNAADTFFRDREIREQLEEEFVRQGR from the coding sequence ATGAGGGCCATTTTCAAAGTAATCACTGCTTTGCTGGCTTGCATCTTCATGCTTAGGTACTTAGTTTGTCAACAAAATGGTCCAGGAAACTTTGCCACAAACTTAGAGGCCGTATGCCAGTACACACGATTTCCAGGGAGCTCTTTCTTACATCCCAAGTTGCTTGAAGGTTCGGTTGTGACTGATTATCTAGTTGAAAAGTACTCGCAATCAATAAGACCGTTGATGGAGAAGTACCCTAACTCTCCTTTGAGGAAACTTTTGGCATATCTTTACCGCTTTTGGTACAacgtttcttcttttttgaggTTAAACGAGCTCTGTTGTTCACTACATTCAAAATTGGGGCCCATGTTGAATCATCTGAGGATCGCTTGGTATTATTTAAAGCCATATACGGATAATGTGAAAAATGTGCTAGAAAACCCTTTTAATTCTTCTACCAACTGGATGAAATATGGCTCTTTTAGTGTTGATAGTACGCACGTTAAACCGATTTTTGAGACAGACTCGGAAACTGAAGATTATGACGACgaagacgatgatgacgacGACGATGATGCTGACGACGAAATTGAGACTGTGGAGAGGAATCAAGAGTACGAGTTCGAGGATGGACAGGATGACCGCGGAAACTCACAACTCGTCACTGCTGCCATTTTGCaggatttttcaaagattatTATTGGTTCCGATAACCATGCAGAGTTAGAAATATACGAACCAGAATCACTAAAAGTGGAATACGAAGCATGGATCAAGGCCATTGAGTCAAAAGTACGCAGGGCGGTAGCACTTTTGGATTCAGAGATACACTCTACGTTCGAAGCTCAAGTGCGGAATAAATCTACTGAAATCACTAACAGGCTTGATGACCTAAACAAGACAGTTGGTGAGCAGTTAAGGTTTTTGGATTCAAGGATCAAAGACATTAATTGTACTTCTAAATTTGATCCTGAACGGAGTAAAATAAAGTACTTTGATGAATCAGGCCAGTTTGAATTGGAGGCTTATGTTACTAAATCTTCGATTACatcaatattgaaaaactacAAATTACATTTGTTAGATTTTGagaattctcttttttgttcattagACTCTTTCCTTACTGAAATGGCGAAACTGGCGGAATCGATTCGCCTTGAAAACGTCGAAGTTTACGAGGAGTGGGGGGATATAATGGTAAGCCAATGGTCACAGAGAATGGCATATATGGACATAAGAAGCTTACATTTGAAAGATCAGTATGACTCTGAATATGTCGAGGAAAATCATTTGAATTGGCATCGTTTTAtgaatttaaaaaagaaagttattTCAGAGAGGAATCGCCTAATCAAGCATGATTTAGACATGACTTTGATATTGGAATGGATAACCAAACTCAAAACTGATTTCCAAAGTACGAAGAATAGTATTCAGGATACCTTTGCACAGAGAATGAATGCAGCAGATACTTTTTTCAGGGACCGTGAAATAAGGGAGCAGctagaagaagagtttGTACGACAAGGACGTTGA